The following are from one region of the Corylus avellana chromosome ca1, CavTom2PMs-1.0 genome:
- the LOC132167875 gene encoding uncharacterized protein LOC132167875: MLPFYNSFPHLSNQTQQTNASTAPPPQQVMPSNPSLVNSCNLVQNPMQFQPQFGMSNAQNQLLFSNPNAHLNLNVRPSITQPGFVNGPSHLLSLQNTHMGMSRMGSQPGQSHLGLGPHNSVCNMNTVAGFQGNGQFCNLAQNGNQANVSQPPFVHNFPNLPQQLNQNMVLPNGQYGFPNMFQNMNQLVPMQMPTSSQVGPYGIPPYLMGGLNQPPQATVPQNPTFLANLPFGLVHCNQVGQQGNQNQQNLAPPTKDANALKPSTVAAPQLQGNSSAPLNHCPAQPQQFKDLQTSAFTRSQGNTFKNGGINAASSNWKNSPSKNFTRNPKRGVPQGGSQKSQFHHVKNEKRKFGFPNEQKGKGFTNERTGKFGLANSTNQAKEKKRSLSLNYTEQEIQQWREARRKNYPSNANINKKLADSERSDREAKLRKAQLKEILAKQAELGVEVAEVPSYYLSDSEKLGHEREETRRPLTKKERFQNKFNKRGRYDKKDRFAKKQRLAADKDSLNVASLNQRKPTLLQKLLSADIGRDKSRLLQVFRFMVMNSFFKDFPDKPLQFPLVMVKEGECEDDVVKEKSSPVGKDAAGSILTTHAKRFNDDNGEEEENDNGDAAAAAAADDNDENDALGKEASYFVRREGSGIGEGSERPEEEEGEIID, from the exons ATGCTTCCTTTCTACAATTCCTTTCCTCACCTTTCCAACCAAACCCAGCAAACCAATGCTTCCACTGCTCCACCTCCTCAACAG GTTATGCCATCTAATCCTTCCCTTGTAAATTCGTGTAATTTAGTGCAAAATCCTATGCAATTTCAACCCCAGTTTGGCATGAGCAATGCTCAAAATCAATTGCTCTTTAGTAATCCCAATGCCCATTTGAATCTTAATGTGCGGCCTTCCATAACTCAGCCTGGTTTCGTGAATGGACCTTCCCATCTTCTTTCCTTGCAGAATACTCATATGGGTATGTCCCGTATGGGTTCTCAACCCGGTCAGTCCCATTTGGGGCTTGGTCCACATAACAGTGTATGCAATATGAACACGGTTGCAGGGTTTCAAGGTAATGGGCAATTCTGCAATTTGGCGCAGAATGGTAATCAAGCCAATGTGTCTCAGCCTCCTTTTGTGCATAATTTTCCAAATTTACCTCAACAACTCAATCAGAATATGGTTTTGCCGAATGGGCAGTACGGTTTTCCAAATATGTTTCAAAATATGAACCAACTTGTGCCCATGCAAATGCCAACTTCTTCTCAAGTTGGTCCTTACGGTATCCCTCCCTATCTAATGGGTGGTCTGAATCAACCACCTCAAGCCACAGTTCCTCAAAATCCCACCTTCTTGGCAAACCTGCCGTTTGGTCTTGTTCACTGCAATCAGGTTGGGCAGCAAGGTAATCAGAATCAGCAAAACTTGGCTCCACCGACAAAGGATGCAAATGCGTTAAAACCATCAACTGTTGCAGCTCCTCAATTGCAAGGGAACTCATCTGCACCACTTAATCATTGTCCAGCTCAACCCCAGCAGTTTAAGGACTTGCAAACTTCTGCTTTCACAAGGTCACAG GGCAATACTTTTAAGAATGGTGGGATTAATGCTGCAAGCTCCAACTGGAAAAATTCACCAAGCAAAAACTTCACAAGGAATCCGAAAAGAGGGGTACCACAAGGggg ATCTCAGAAGTCTCAGTTTCATCATGTGAAAAATGAGAAGAGAAAGTTTGGGTTTCCTAATGAACAGAAGGGGAAAG GGTTTACAAATGAGAGGACAGGAAAATTTGGCCTTGCTAATTCTACCAACCAAgccaaagagaagaagag ATCTCTTTCTTTGAACTACACGGAACAAGAAATCCAACAGTGGCGTGAAGCACGTAGGAAGAACTACCCATCAAATGCCAACATAAATAAG AAGCTAGCAGACTCTGAGCGCAGTGATAGAGAAGCCAAACTACGAAAAGCG CAACTCAAGGAGATTCTAGCAAAGCAGGCTGAATTGGGAGTTGAAGTTGCAGAGGTACCATCATACTATCTCTCGGATTCAGAGAAGCTAGGGCATGAAAGGGAAGAGACCAGAAGGCCATTGACTAAGAAGGAGAGATTCCAAAACAAGTTTAATAAAAGAGGAAGATATGACAAAAAAGACCGGTTTGCCAAGAAGCAGAGGTTAGCAGCGGACAAGGATTCATTGAACGTCGCTTCTTTGAACCAAAGAAAGCCAACACTACTGCAGAAACTTCTGAGTGCTGATATAGGTAGAGACAAAAGCCGCTTGTTGCAGGTTTTTCGGTTCATGGTGATGAACTCTTTCTTCAAAGATTTTCCTGATAAACCACTGCAGTTTCCATTAGTAATGGTTAAAGAAGGTGAATGTGAGGATGATGTGGTTAAAGAGAAATCTTCTCCTGTGGGGAAAGATGCTGCAGGTAGCATCTTGACAACTCATGCTAAAAGATTTAATGATGATAatggtgaagaagaagaaaatgacaaTGGCGATGCTGCCGCCGCGGCCGCGGCGGATGATAATGATGAAAATGATGCTCTAGGAAAAGAAGCATCTTATTTTGTTAGGAGAGAAGGTAGTGGTATTGGTGAGGGAAGTGAGAGACCCGAGGAAGAAGAGGGTGAAATCATTGACTAG